In the genome of Lynx canadensis isolate LIC74 chromosome X, mLynCan4.pri.v2, whole genome shotgun sequence, one region contains:
- the LOC115507780 gene encoding LOW QUALITY PROTEIN: E3 ubiquitin-protein ligase RNF168-like (The sequence of the model RefSeq protein was modified relative to this genomic sequence to represent the inferred CDS: substituted 1 base at 1 genomic stop codon), which produces MAAPQNAIPSLSECQCLICVEILIEPVTLPCNHTICNQCFQSTIEKASLCCPFCRRRISSWTRYHARRNSLVNLELWQIIQKHYPEECRLRMSGQKSEEMVDDFKPVRLLSKPGELRKEYEEEVRKMEAERRAIEENEEKLSKEYIQRLLAEEEEEERRQSRKRQRELEEQLKSDEELARKLSFNLNYCDRKDLASPLNSTKPGTVTAKSPKKSKKRNTITGDIQTYFSPKFHFGSTSRSEVAQESRNISMTKETDNTVVKSPVWQDTVSEEDMPTVFPQLSMDIQEQAAQSSVESPVPQLHDNGREWCLQQKIKMTRSNRDKELRVLNNKGPEARVPCFGETESACTVSGMTQIIESNKVDTENEDDCLLISEDISEGKNQESLFEAVTDPCISAKRKKMFPKASSAPEETEINVTENVIDLECLPSERNKQEEQDWFFAYQLQQKIDKEQMKPNRQKGSPDEYQLRPVSSLPDKLRSGQRKYSKDQKFKKQTDREHLKSRRGSENENXQPSLKIQLKHSVNVNRRKIPNPSTDNCNVSKRAHSLPSSKLQTSIFQMCQRYGK; this is translated from the coding sequence ATGGCCGCGCCCCAAAACGCCATCCCTTCCTTGTCGGAATGCCAGTGCCTCATCTGTGTGGAAATCTTAATCGAGCCCGTAACTCTGCCTTGTAACCACACAATCTGTAATCAATGTTTCCAGTCAACTATCGAAAAGGCAAGTTTATGCTGTCCTTTCTGTCGCCGCCGGATCTCTTCGTGGACCCGGTACCATGCCCGAAGAAATTCTCTTGTCAACCTGGAACTGTGGCAGATAATTCAAAAACACTATCCAGAAGAATGCAGGCTTAGAATGTCTGGGCAGAAATCAGAGGAGATGGTTGATGACTTTAAGCCAGTTCGCTTATTAAGTAAGCCCGGGGAATTGAGAAAAGAATATGAAGAGGAGGTACGCAAGATGGAGGCAGAGCGACGAGCcattgaagaaaatgaagaaaaattgagtaaagaatacatacagaGATTATTggcagaagaagaagaggaggaaagacgGCAGTCACGAAAAAGGCAAAGAGAGCTGGAGGAACAACTGAAAAGTGATGAAGAACTAGCAAGAAAGCTAAGCTTTAATCTTAATTACTGTGACAGAAAGGACTTGGCTTCTCCTTTGAATTCCACAAAACCTGGTACGGTCACAGCCAAGTCTCCAAAGAAAAGTAAGAAGAGAAACACCATCACTGGAGATATTCAGACATACTTCTCACCTAAATTTCATTTTGGGTCAACATCACGGTCTGAAGTTGCCCAAGAAAGCAGGAATATCTCCATGACCAAGGAAACTGACAATACTGTGGTAAAAAGCCCTGTGTGGCAAGATACAGTAAGTGAAGAAGATATGCCAACAGTTTTTCCACAACTATCCATGGACATTCAAGAACAGGCTGCACAGTCTTCAGTAGAGTCACCTGTACCTCAGTTGCATGACAACGGTAGAGAATGGTGccttcaacaaaaaattaaaatgacacgAAGCAATCGTGATAAAGAATTACGTGTCCTAAATAACAAGGGACCTGAAGCCAGAGTTCCCTGCTTTGGAGAAACAGAGAGTGCATGCACTGTATCAGGTATGACACAGATAATTGAAAGCAACAAAGTtgacacagaaaatgaagacGATTGCCTACTGATCAGTGAAGATATTTCCGAAGGAAAAAACCAGGAATCTTTGTTTGAAGCAGTCACGGATCCATGCATttctgcaaaaagaaagaaaatgttcccCAAAGCTTCCTCAGCTccagaggaaacagaaatcaaCGTTACCGAGAATGTCATAGATTTGGAATGCTTGCCTTCTGAGAGAAATAAACAGGAAGAGCAGGACTGGTTTTTTGCATATCAGCTTCagcaaaaaatagacaaagaacaaatgaaacccaACCGGCAAAAAGGGTCCCCAGATGAATATCAGCTACGTCCTGTATCTTCACTTCCAGACAAATTGCGAAGTGGGCAGAGGAAGTATTCCAAAGACCAGAAGTTCAAAAAACAGACTGATAGAGAGCATTTAAAATCTCGGAGAggctcagaaaatgaaaactgacaGCCATCTCTTAAGATCCAGTTGAAACATTCAGTTAATGTTAACAGGAGAAAGATACCAAATCCTTCTACAGATAATTGTAATGTATCTAAAAGGGCTCATTCCCTACCATCTAGTAAGTTACAGACAAGTATTTTTCAGATGTGTCAGAGGTATGGAAAGTAA